From the genome of bacterium, one region includes:
- a CDS encoding TIGR03936 family radical SAM-associated protein gives AGMMNRPVRLRSQESVVRLAERGIRASGWEEVSLLSLSALDYPDLPGLVTKLNSRLKERRVSISLPSTRGEDFSSELALSLQEVKKAGLTFAPETASEKLRGFVNKNISELRILESVRNALDAGWNGVKLYFMVGLPGETDADVDGIGRFVMEIGRLCKGRPVRFNLSPFVPKPHTPLQWAPFADVAETQAKINRVRDAITRRNVKAKWANPECSYVEALLARGDEKLGPVIEKVYREGGVFQEWTEFFKFSLWVESAKALGIDPRDYHRERRTDEQLPWEFINVGVSREFLAREYEKAKAGEMTPDCAAGACTNCGACEGHDRNSPGVTDRVPIPTEKAEPDYGRRPRPVQSFQELRTRFRIKYAVEEPYQFAAHLDRVRAFYRSLRRSELPIAYTKGFAPKPMLSFGPPLPVGLISSGEYLDVYTAYHYTGNIVRDLGTFLPKGLRIAAAKPIARENPSLGRIINLARYDVTLPKAFDGDFAALVERAKGLTGVRDMLPGAGHEGLGTRDQGLGYEFRTQAPNPRPLAPGSIVLDLGIEAGIKLFDALAGIFKISDTEARCLMIRRRDCLVAQNGRIRTPMED, from the coding sequence GCCGGGATGATGAACCGGCCGGTCCGACTCCGTTCGCAGGAGTCCGTTGTGCGACTGGCCGAGCGCGGTATCCGGGCCTCGGGCTGGGAGGAAGTTTCGCTGCTCTCGCTCTCCGCCCTCGACTACCCTGACCTACCCGGACTGGTGACGAAGCTCAATTCGCGCCTGAAGGAACGCCGGGTCTCGATTTCACTCCCGTCGACCCGCGGCGAGGACTTTTCGAGCGAGCTTGCCCTGAGCCTGCAGGAGGTGAAGAAGGCCGGTCTGACGTTCGCGCCGGAGACCGCGTCCGAGAAGCTGCGCGGGTTCGTGAACAAGAACATCTCGGAGCTGCGCATCCTCGAATCGGTCCGCAACGCGCTCGATGCCGGCTGGAACGGCGTGAAGCTCTATTTCATGGTCGGGCTGCCGGGCGAGACCGACGCCGACGTGGATGGCATCGGCCGGTTCGTCATGGAGATCGGCCGACTCTGCAAGGGACGGCCGGTGCGGTTCAACCTGAGCCCGTTCGTGCCCAAGCCGCATACGCCGCTGCAGTGGGCGCCGTTCGCGGACGTGGCCGAGACCCAGGCCAAGATTAACCGGGTCCGAGACGCTATTACACGCCGGAACGTGAAGGCGAAGTGGGCGAACCCGGAGTGTTCGTACGTCGAAGCGCTGCTCGCGCGCGGGGACGAGAAGCTGGGCCCGGTTATCGAGAAGGTCTACCGCGAGGGTGGCGTGTTCCAGGAATGGACCGAGTTCTTCAAGTTCTCGCTGTGGGTCGAAAGCGCGAAGGCGCTGGGTATCGACCCCAGGGACTATCACCGGGAACGCCGGACCGATGAGCAACTGCCCTGGGAATTCATCAACGTCGGAGTCAGCCGGGAATTCCTCGCCCGCGAGTACGAGAAGGCAAAGGCGGGCGAGATGACGCCGGACTGCGCGGCGGGGGCGTGCACCAACTGCGGGGCGTGCGAGGGACATGACCGAAACTCTCCTGGAGTTACGGATCGTGTCCCGATCCCGACGGAGAAGGCCGAGCCGGACTACGGGCGAAGGCCGAGGCCGGTGCAGAGCTTCCAGGAACTCCGCACCCGCTTCCGCATCAAGTACGCCGTCGAGGAACCGTATCAATTCGCGGCGCACCTGGACCGGGTCCGCGCATTCTATCGCTCGCTGCGAAGGAGCGAACTGCCGATTGCCTACACCAAGGGATTCGCACCGAAGCCGATGCTGTCTTTCGGCCCGCCGCTGCCGGTCGGACTGATATCGAGCGGTGAATACCTCGACGTGTACACCGCCTACCACTACACCGGTAACATCGTGCGTGACCTGGGCACGTTCCTGCCCAAAGGCCTGCGCATCGCCGCGGCCAAGCCGATTGCCCGGGAAAACCCTTCGCTGGGCCGGATCATCAATCTGGCCCGCTACGACGTAACTTTGCCCAAGGCGTTCGACGGCGACTTTGCCGCTTTGGTCGAACGCGCAAAAGGCCTGACCGGAGTCAGAGACATGCTGCCGGGCGCAGGACATGAGGGACTAGGGACTAGGGACCAGGGACTAGGGTACGAATTCCGGACCCAAGCCCCTAATCCCCGACCCCTGGCCCCCGGCTCGATCGTCCTTGACCTCGGGATTGAAGCCGGCATCAAGCTCTTCGACGCCCTGGCCGGGATATTCAAGATAAGTGACACTGAAGCCCGGTGCCTCATGATACGGCGCCGGGACTGTCTGGTTGCGCAGAATGGCCGCATCCGGACACCAATGGAAGATTAG
- a CDS encoding Rne/Rng family ribonuclease, which yields MKVKTKIVLTGNEWETRVAIIENDQLVEFYIERAESQALVGRIYKGRVENVVKGLRGAFVNIGLRKNGFLPLVEIPEFDELGDEEGAPGGAKPEPRTITLRENEEILVQIVKDAFAEKGARLTSFVSIPGRNLVYFPNAQRVGISRRIGERRERSRLREAARRFKSPHAGLILRTAALEANNEELAGEFRALEATWNEVCRKAETARSPSLLYEEPQIGVKLVRDLMGPNVEKMIVDSEDRYREILDYMGRVAPHLKRKVELYSGEVPLLEQTGVEAELERIFQKRIWLKSGGFITVDQTEAMVAIDVNTGRSAKEEDPEKLILATNLEAAAEIARQIRLRDLAGLLVLDFIDMEDSRNTEKVIAELKLQLSNDRAKADFSRMSQFGLLEMTRERTRPGMMYSMQETCPTCKGSGRVRSRSEIAMKIERAIVSKLPKLRGRKLRIVAAPALHDFLTTDWYDRLSEFAKRYELAIDVKIDYQLQPTDFKLLTEAL from the coding sequence ATGAAGGTTAAGACGAAGATTGTCCTGACCGGCAATGAGTGGGAGACGCGGGTCGCCATCATTGAGAACGACCAGTTGGTCGAGTTTTACATCGAACGAGCGGAAAGCCAGGCTCTGGTCGGGCGCATTTACAAAGGCCGCGTGGAGAATGTCGTCAAAGGTCTGCGCGGCGCGTTCGTCAACATCGGGCTGAGGAAGAACGGCTTCCTGCCGCTGGTTGAAATACCCGAATTCGACGAACTCGGTGATGAAGAGGGCGCCCCGGGTGGGGCCAAGCCGGAACCCCGGACCATCACGCTGCGTGAGAACGAAGAAATTCTGGTGCAGATCGTCAAGGACGCATTTGCCGAAAAGGGCGCGCGCCTGACTTCGTTCGTATCAATTCCCGGACGTAACCTGGTCTATTTCCCCAACGCCCAGCGCGTCGGCATCTCGCGCCGCATCGGCGAGCGCCGGGAGCGCAGCCGACTGCGCGAAGCGGCGCGCCGGTTCAAGTCGCCGCACGCCGGGCTCATCCTGCGAACGGCGGCCCTGGAGGCGAACAACGAAGAACTGGCCGGTGAATTCCGGGCGCTTGAGGCCACCTGGAACGAAGTCTGCCGCAAGGCCGAGACTGCCCGGTCTCCCTCCCTCCTCTACGAAGAGCCGCAAATCGGTGTCAAGCTCGTGCGCGACCTCATGGGTCCCAACGTCGAGAAGATGATCGTCGACTCCGAGGACCGCTATCGGGAAATCCTGGACTACATGGGCCGCGTGGCCCCGCACCTGAAACGGAAGGTGGAGCTCTACAGCGGCGAAGTGCCGCTGCTCGAGCAGACCGGGGTGGAAGCCGAACTCGAACGCATCTTCCAGAAGCGCATCTGGCTCAAGTCAGGCGGGTTCATCACCGTCGACCAGACCGAGGCGATGGTGGCAATCGACGTGAACACGGGACGGTCAGCCAAGGAAGAGGACCCGGAGAAGCTGATACTCGCCACGAACCTCGAAGCCGCGGCTGAAATCGCCCGCCAGATAAGACTGCGTGACCTTGCCGGCCTCCTGGTCCTCGATTTCATCGACATGGAGGACTCCAGGAACACCGAAAAGGTAATTGCCGAGCTGAAGCTCCAGCTATCCAACGACCGGGCCAAAGCTGACTTCTCGCGAATGAGCCAGTTCGGCCTGCTGGAAATGACGCGCGAGCGCACCCGGCCGGGCATGATGTACTCCATGCAGGAAACCTGCCCGACCTGTAAGGGCTCGGGCCGGGTCCGTTCGCGTTCCGAGATTGCCATGAAGATTGAGCGGGCGATTGTCTCCAAGCTGCCCAAGCTGCGCGGTCGTAAGCTCAGGATTGTTGCTGCCCCGGCGCTCCACGATTTCCTGACCACGGACTGGTACGACCGGCTGAGTGAGTTCGCCAAGCGCTACGAGCTCGCGATTGACGTGAAGATCGACTACCAGCTCCAGCCGACCGACTTCAAACTGCTGACCGAAGCGCTGTAG
- a CDS encoding DUF167 domain-containing protein produces MKLRVRVKPGAHVERVSREPDGSLLVSVTARAQERKANEAVVKAVAKALRVPKSSVRIVSGLSSRTKMLEVPGSESSGLPYLIGW; encoded by the coding sequence TTGAAGCTTCGGGTTCGCGTCAAACCGGGCGCGCACGTTGAGAGAGTGAGCAGGGAGCCGGACGGCTCCCTGCTCGTTTCAGTGACGGCCCGGGCTCAGGAACGCAAGGCCAACGAAGCGGTCGTGAAGGCCGTAGCGAAGGCTCTGCGTGTGCCGAAGTCGAGCGTGCGGATCGTCAGCGGGCTTTCGAGTCGAACCAAAATGCTGGAAGTCCCGGGCTCGGAGAGCTCGGGACTTCCTTATCTTATCGGCTGGTAG
- the nrdD gene encoding anaerobic ribonucleoside-triphosphate reductase, with amino-acid sequence MPEVEVNAGQVQEAVKQAEPVVAYFRHVEKRSGEKVEFDLSKIRSAIFRAAHSVGGEDRDLAEELSHKVCTYLRELRGDHVPKVEEIQDAVEKVLIENGHARTAKSFILYREKRARQRRGTNREGIKKALAGKKEATDLALFVQTTGETIAGWDRNRISRALVRETNLDAAEADKIALEVEGIVINSGVKEVTSALIRELVNSKLVERGRIEHYKRHARLGVPAYDVERMMLFKNRENANVPHNPEATNMTIAEWTLKQFALSMVFDQDVADAHTRGDIHLHDLGFVNRPYCSGQSLEYVKKFGLSLPNALSMAHPAKHPETLLAHMVKFSAALQGHFAGAIGWDAVNLFFAPFTEGMNDHDLHQLAQMLIFEYSQQNVARGGQAIFSDINLYWEVPAHFENVEAIGPGGEYTGRKYGSYMKEAQRFVWAIFDVYKDGDAKGRPFFFPKPLVHMTDRFFNTPGWQDYLWHISDVAAEKGNTYFVFDRGNTAKISECCRLSFKLEKSDICDAQTPWKMRYCALQNVTLNLPRAAYVANHNDQKLFERLRRDLELAVKAHVQKKAFIEKLLALKDDGPLALLTMKQDGEEYLRMKRVTYLVGILGLNELVQYHLGRELHEDDAAFRFGLKVMAFLNLECRRLSAEHKMRFVLEQTPAESTAYRMARLDLGHYRDSALQTVKGNIEEDSAYYTNSTYLNVGHPIDPIDRVYREGKFHDMIEAGALTHVWLADARPPKEAIANFVLKTYHHTRNAQVAFSPEFTSCKNCKRTSRGLNDVCPFCGKTDVDFITRVTGYFSRVSSWNAGKRAELLDRYKDGFKPVG; translated from the coding sequence GTGCCAGAAGTGGAAGTGAATGCAGGTCAGGTGCAGGAGGCGGTGAAGCAGGCGGAGCCGGTGGTTGCGTACTTCCGCCACGTCGAGAAGCGGTCCGGTGAGAAGGTCGAGTTCGACCTGAGCAAGATCAGGAGTGCTATCTTCCGGGCCGCGCATTCGGTCGGCGGCGAGGACCGGGACCTGGCCGAGGAGCTGTCGCACAAGGTCTGCACGTACCTGCGCGAGTTGCGCGGCGACCATGTGCCCAAGGTGGAAGAGATACAGGACGCAGTCGAGAAGGTGCTGATAGAGAACGGTCACGCGCGTACCGCGAAGTCGTTCATTCTCTACCGCGAGAAGCGCGCCCGGCAACGCCGCGGGACCAACCGTGAAGGCATCAAGAAGGCGCTGGCCGGCAAGAAGGAAGCGACTGACCTCGCCCTGTTTGTGCAGACGACGGGCGAGACAATCGCGGGCTGGGACCGGAACCGGATTTCGCGGGCGCTGGTCCGAGAAACGAATCTCGATGCGGCCGAGGCCGACAAGATCGCACTCGAGGTCGAGGGAATCGTCATCAATTCCGGTGTCAAAGAGGTGACATCGGCGTTGATTCGTGAGCTTGTGAACTCGAAGTTGGTCGAGCGCGGCCGGATCGAGCACTACAAGCGCCACGCGCGGCTGGGCGTACCGGCGTACGATGTCGAGCGGATGATGCTGTTCAAGAACCGCGAGAACGCCAACGTGCCGCACAACCCCGAGGCGACGAACATGACCATCGCCGAGTGGACGCTCAAGCAGTTCGCGCTATCAATGGTCTTTGACCAAGACGTGGCCGACGCGCACACCCGCGGCGACATCCACCTCCATGACCTTGGGTTCGTGAACCGGCCCTACTGCTCCGGCCAGTCGCTCGAGTACGTGAAGAAATTCGGGCTGTCGCTGCCCAACGCGCTGTCGATGGCGCACCCGGCCAAGCACCCGGAGACCCTGCTCGCGCACATGGTGAAGTTCTCGGCCGCGCTGCAGGGCCACTTCGCGGGCGCGATCGGCTGGGACGCCGTCAACCTGTTCTTCGCGCCGTTTACCGAGGGGATGAACGACCACGACCTGCACCAGCTCGCCCAGATGCTGATATTCGAATACTCGCAGCAGAACGTGGCGCGCGGCGGACAGGCCATCTTCTCGGATATCAACCTGTACTGGGAAGTGCCGGCGCACTTCGAGAACGTCGAGGCCATCGGCCCGGGCGGCGAGTACACCGGCCGGAAGTACGGCAGCTACATGAAGGAGGCGCAGCGGTTCGTCTGGGCGATATTCGACGTGTACAAGGACGGCGACGCCAAGGGTCGGCCGTTCTTCTTCCCGAAGCCGCTTGTGCACATGACCGACCGGTTCTTCAACACCCCGGGTTGGCAGGACTATCTGTGGCACATATCAGATGTGGCCGCGGAGAAGGGGAACACCTATTTCGTCTTCGACCGGGGCAACACCGCGAAGATCAGCGAGTGCTGCCGCCTGTCGTTCAAGCTCGAGAAGTCGGACATATGCGACGCGCAGACCCCGTGGAAGATGCGCTACTGCGCTCTGCAGAACGTCACGTTGAACCTGCCGCGCGCGGCGTACGTCGCGAACCACAACGACCAGAAGCTGTTCGAGCGTCTGCGCCGCGACCTCGAACTCGCGGTCAAGGCGCACGTCCAGAAGAAGGCGTTCATTGAGAAGCTGCTCGCGCTCAAGGACGACGGGCCGCTTGCGCTGCTGACTATGAAGCAGGACGGCGAGGAATACCTGCGGATGAAGCGGGTGACCTACCTCGTCGGCATACTGGGCCTGAACGAACTCGTCCAGTACCATCTCGGCCGCGAGCTGCACGAAGACGACGCCGCATTCCGGTTCGGGCTCAAGGTGATGGCTTTCCTGAACCTCGAGTGCCGCCGCCTCTCGGCTGAGCACAAGATGCGGTTCGTGCTCGAACAGACGCCGGCCGAATCAACCGCGTACCGGATGGCCCGGCTTGACCTTGGCCACTACCGGGACAGTGCCCTGCAGACCGTCAAAGGCAACATCGAGGAAGACTCGGCCTACTACACCAACTCGACCTACTTGAACGTCGGCCACCCGATTGACCCAATCGACCGGGTATACCGCGAGGGCAAGTTCCACGACATGATTGAGGCCGGCGCCCTGACCCACGTCTGGCTGGCTGACGCACGGCCGCCCAAAGAGGCGATTGCCAACTTCGTGCTCAAGACCTATCACCACACGCGCAACGCCCAGGTCGCGTTCTCGCCCGAGTTTACGAGCTGCAAGAACTGCAAGCGGACCAGCCGCGGCTTGAACGACGTTTGCCCGTTCTGCGGCAAGACCGACGTCGACTTCATCACCCGTGTGACCGGCTACTTCTCGCGGGTTTCGAGCTGGAACGCAGGCAAGCGGGCCGAGCTGCTCGACCGGTACAAGGACGGGTTCAAGCCCGTAGGATAG
- the nrdR gene encoding transcriptional regulator NrdR, which translates to MKCPFCDDDDDRVLDSRPSRDGAAVRRRRECSKCGKRFTTYEYVERTPLMVIKRNGSREPYDRGKLLAGVVLACRKRPIGREDMDKLVDAVEAKLGEDYRLEVPSHELGELVLERLSALDPVAYVRFASVYRQFDSPEHFVEELKNLKR; encoded by the coding sequence ATGAAGTGTCCCTTTTGCGACGATGACGATGACCGAGTGCTTGATTCGCGGCCCTCGCGTGACGGTGCGGCCGTTCGCAGGAGGCGGGAATGCTCCAAATGCGGCAAGCGCTTCACGACCTACGAGTATGTGGAGAGAACGCCGCTGATGGTCATCAAACGCAACGGAAGTCGGGAGCCCTACGACCGTGGTAAGCTGTTGGCCGGCGTGGTGCTGGCCTGTCGTAAGCGCCCGATCGGCCGCGAGGACATGGATAAGCTGGTGGATGCGGTGGAGGCCAAACTGGGTGAGGACTACCGTCTCGAGGTGCCGTCTCACGAACTGGGCGAACTGGTGCTGGAGCGTCTTTCCGCCCTTGATCCGGTCGCCTACGTGCGCTTCGCGTCGGTCTATCGTCAGTTTGACAGCCCAGAGCATTTTGTCGAGGAATTGAAGAATCTCAAACGATGA
- the thiL gene encoding thiamine-phosphate kinase: MPHHIPSEDGLIRVIRRTAGSRGRVQIGIGDDAALLRGGVVVTTDAYADGVHFDLSYMTLRQVGERCACGAISDVVAMAAEPEAVFVALALPLARPRRLPRGRPAAQPPSMEAQVRQLYSGIDGVCRAMGCEVAGGDIIVVDRLLLALTVTGRARRPKLRSGARAGDGLYVTGHLGSAEAGRMVLADCVEKRTEEALVPTGARRLAKSDWRLPLVARHLRPLPRLAAMRTLRSSIHGLIDTSDGLATDARHICEMSGMRIVLEANTLPMLPATKRFCAGRGFDPIDFVLGAGEDYELLFTCRSEVPDSVRGVKVTRIGTIQAGDGLWITRDGRTLPVTVSGYDHIRAGRRGKTCS; encoded by the coding sequence ATGCCCCATCACATACCATCAGAGGACGGGCTCATCCGCGTAATCCGACGGACTGCAGGGAGCCGTGGCAGAGTGCAAATCGGCATCGGCGATGATGCGGCTCTGTTGCGGGGCGGGGTCGTTGTGACGACCGATGCCTATGCTGATGGCGTCCACTTCGATCTTTCCTATATGACCTTGCGCCAGGTCGGCGAGCGTTGCGCATGCGGGGCGATTTCGGATGTCGTGGCGATGGCAGCGGAGCCGGAGGCGGTATTCGTCGCTCTCGCCTTGCCGCTCGCACGGCCGCGACGTTTGCCGCGCGGCCGACCGGCGGCGCAGCCGCCGAGCATGGAGGCACAGGTGCGTCAGTTGTACTCCGGTATCGATGGTGTCTGCCGAGCGATGGGGTGCGAGGTGGCAGGTGGCGATATCATAGTTGTAGACCGACTGCTTCTCGCGCTGACAGTGACCGGAAGGGCGCGAAGACCGAAGCTCAGATCAGGCGCAAGAGCGGGGGACGGGCTCTACGTCACCGGGCACTTGGGAAGCGCGGAGGCGGGCCGCATGGTTCTGGCGGACTGCGTCGAGAAACGCACCGAAGAGGCGCTAGTACCGACCGGCGCAAGGCGGCTGGCGAAGAGTGACTGGCGCCTGCCCCTCGTTGCCCGCCACCTGAGGCCGCTGCCGCGACTGGCGGCGATGCGAACGCTCAGGTCGTCCATCCACGGTCTGATCGACACTTCGGATGGCCTTGCGACCGACGCAAGACACATCTGCGAGATGAGCGGCATGAGGATCGTACTTGAGGCAAATACCCTGCCAATGCTGCCGGCCACGAAGAGATTCTGCGCTGGACGCGGGTTCGACCCTATCGATTTCGTGCTGGGAGCCGGAGAGGACTACGAACTGCTTTTCACGTGCCGGAGCGAAGTGCCGGACAGCGTCAGGGGTGTCAAAGTCACGCGGATTGGTACTATCCAGGCCGGCGACGGTTTGTGGATAACCCGGGATGGCAGGACTCTGCCTGTAACGGTCTCGGGATACGACCACATACGCGCTGGCAGACGTGGGAAAACCTGTTCGTAA
- a CDS encoding MazG nucleotide pyrophosphohydrolase domain-containing protein, translating into MTITEFQRLIREIYLDKDSRRGRDGTFRWLVEETGELARAMRKGDRPNLEEEFADVFAWLSSLATLEGVDLEAACAKYSRGCPKCHATPCRCQEVVV; encoded by the coding sequence TTGACCATCACTGAGTTCCAGCGACTCATCCGTGAAATCTACTTGGACAAGGACAGCCGGCGCGGCAGGGATGGCACGTTCCGCTGGCTGGTCGAAGAGACCGGCGAACTCGCCCGCGCCATGCGCAAGGGCGACCGCCCCAATCTCGAAGAGGAGTTCGCCGACGTCTTCGCCTGGCTGTCAAGCCTGGCAACGCTCGAGGGCGTCGATCTTGAGGCTGCCTGCGCCAAGTACTCAAGAGGCTGTCCAAAATGCCACGCCACACCGTGCAGGTGCCAAGAGGTAGTGGTCTAG